One genomic window of Mucilaginibacter sp. SJ includes the following:
- a CDS encoding NAD(P)/FAD-dependent oxidoreductase, whose protein sequence is MTSITPQNGKTKIVIVGGGFAGLNIAQQLYKNNYYDVTLVDKNNYNYFTPLLYQVATSFLEPSSISYPFRKLFMDKRLSFRMAAVVKVDPAAKIVYLSNGELSYDYLVFAAGASTNFYGIESIKQNAISLKEIDDALRMRNSLIKTMEKAAITTDPVERQKLLTIVVAGGGPTGVEVAGMLAEMKNYILKKDYPELMNAKGKIYIVDGGPDLLAPMSDKTHKETRQALIELGVEVKLNAHVNDFNNGVITFADGETLEAKTLIWAAGIVANTFEGIPASSLGIGRRMITDEYNRVKDLEDIYAIGDISVQITDPVYPKGHPQLAQVAIQMGRNTAKNFIAMAKGKAMKPFKYFDRGDMAIVGRHNAVVDLFKHKVHLSGIAALFVWLFIHLMSLVNYNNKIKTLYNWAVAFLTRDQALRMIFGSGQSRAD, encoded by the coding sequence ATGACAAGTATAACACCACAAAACGGCAAAACAAAGATTGTAATAGTTGGCGGTGGTTTTGCCGGACTCAACATTGCACAGCAGCTATATAAAAACAATTATTATGATGTTACCCTGGTTGATAAAAATAACTACAATTATTTTACGCCGCTGCTTTACCAGGTGGCAACCAGTTTTCTCGAACCATCAAGTATCAGCTATCCGTTCCGTAAGCTTTTCATGGATAAAAGATTGAGTTTCCGTATGGCAGCCGTGGTTAAGGTTGATCCTGCGGCAAAGATTGTTTATTTAAGCAATGGCGAGCTATCTTATGATTACCTCGTTTTCGCGGCCGGTGCAAGTACAAATTTTTACGGTATTGAGAGTATCAAACAAAATGCTATCTCCCTTAAAGAAATTGACGACGCGCTCCGAATGCGTAACAGCCTTATTAAAACAATGGAAAAGGCGGCCATTACTACCGATCCCGTTGAGCGTCAAAAGCTTTTAACTATAGTAGTTGCTGGGGGTGGCCCAACAGGTGTTGAGGTAGCGGGTATGCTTGCCGAAATGAAAAACTATATCCTGAAAAAGGATTACCCCGAGCTAATGAATGCCAAAGGCAAAATTTACATAGTTGATGGCGGCCCTGATTTGCTTGCCCCCATGAGCGATAAAACTCACAAGGAAACCCGCCAGGCGCTGATTGAGTTGGGTGTCGAAGTTAAATTAAATGCCCATGTAAACGATTTTAATAACGGTGTGATAACCTTTGCCGATGGTGAAACACTTGAAGCCAAAACCCTTATTTGGGCTGCCGGTATCGTAGCCAATACTTTTGAGGGGATCCCTGCAAGTAGTTTAGGTATAGGTCGCCGCATGATCACTGATGAATATAACCGGGTTAAAGACCTTGAAGATATATATGCCATAGGCGATATCAGTGTGCAAATAACCGATCCGGTTTATCCAAAAGGGCACCCGCAACTGGCACAGGTTGCTATACAAATGGGACGCAATACCGCCAAGAACTTTATAGCCATGGCAAAAGGCAAAGCCATGAAACCATTTAAGTATTTCGACAGGGGAGATATGGCCATTGTTGGCCGGCATAATGCCGTGGTCGACCTGTTTAAGCACAAGGTACACCTTAGTGGTATTGCAGCTTTATTTGTATGGCTATTTATCCACCTGATGTCCTTAGTAAATTATAATAATAAAATTAAAACTTTGTATAACTGGGCGGTAGCCTTTTTAACACGCGACCAGGCACTAAGGATGATATTCGGGAGCGGGCAGAGCCGGGCAGATTAA
- a CDS encoding ribose-phosphate diphosphokinase, whose product MKKLLFAITGYEYLAEKVLALGHCERGEIEVSHFTDGERYQRILSNVEGREALLIGGTVSDSATLELYDLASSLVSYGADSLTLVIPYFGYSTMERAVKPGEIVTAKTRARLLSAIPKSNRGNKVMLFDLHSEGIQYYFEQDLYPVHVYCKDIVIQAATQYGGDNFVMASTDAGRAKWVESLANDMGVNAAFILKRRLKGDHTEVSAINADVAGKTVIIYDDMIRSGGSIVNAALTYKNAGAGDIYVITTHGLFVNDGIGKLKACGAIKKLICTDTHVNCKDLEGDDFVEVRSVAGLICG is encoded by the coding sequence ATGAAAAAATTACTATTCGCCATAACCGGATATGAATACCTTGCCGAAAAAGTGCTTGCCCTTGGCCATTGCGAACGCGGCGAAATTGAAGTAAGCCACTTTACCGACGGCGAGCGTTACCAGCGCATCCTGTCCAACGTGGAAGGTCGCGAGGCGTTGCTGATCGGCGGAACCGTGAGTGACAGCGCCACGCTTGAACTGTATGACCTTGCTTCATCACTGGTGAGTTATGGAGCCGATTCGCTTACGTTGGTGATCCCCTACTTTGGTTACAGCACCATGGAACGCGCCGTTAAACCCGGCGAAATTGTGACCGCCAAAACCCGCGCCCGCCTGCTTTCGGCCATACCCAAATCAAACCGGGGCAATAAAGTGATGCTGTTCGACCTGCATAGCGAAGGTATCCAGTACTACTTTGAGCAGGACCTTTACCCCGTACACGTATACTGTAAGGATATTGTAATACAGGCTGCCACCCAATACGGCGGCGACAACTTTGTAATGGCCAGCACCGATGCGGGCAGGGCCAAATGGGTAGAATCACTGGCTAATGATATGGGTGTAAACGCCGCCTTCATCCTCAAACGCCGCCTCAAAGGCGACCATACCGAGGTAAGCGCCATCAACGCCGACGTAGCCGGGAAAACGGTTATTATCTATGACGACATGATCCGCTCAGGCGGCAGCATCGTAAACGCCGCACTGACTTATAAAAATGCCGGTGCAGGGGATATTTATGTGATCACCACACATGGTTTGTTTGTGAACGATGGCATTGGTAAGTTAAAAGCCTGCGGGGCTATTAAGAAGTTGATCTGCACCGATACACATGTGAATTGTAAGGATCTGGAGGGCGATGATTTTGTAGAGGTGAGGAGCGTGGCGGGGTTGATTTGTGGGTGA
- a CDS encoding carboxylesterase/lipase family protein yields the protein MRRLIFMLASVFTVVAANAQPAPVKVNEGLLQGTFENSLAVYKGIPFAAPPVGKLRWCPPQPAAKWDGVRLADKFAPEPMQGGNPVSGKSEDCLYLNVWTPAKSTDSKIPVLVWIYGGAFNAGGTAEPAYNGANLAKKNVVLVSIAYRVGQLGFLAHPELSAESPNHVSGNYGLLDMIAALKWIKQNIAAFGGDPGKVTIFGESAGGIAVSMLCASPLAKGLFRGAISESGGSFGPTRTTTFPGENMKKLHDAEAAGEAYAKGAGYPSIDSLRKVDADKLPAVRGLAWPIVDGWVIPDDQYKLYEAGKYNDIPILVGYNSDEGASFSPPKTTDDYIAAVKNRYGKFADELIKAYPPGTGTVAKTARDLTRDAAFGWHTWSWATLQAKRGKSKVFYYYFDQHPEYPAGSPQAGYGSPHAQEVAYVFGLLNASGAQAKADLDISDAMSTYWTNFAKYGDPNGAGKPQWPAYSPARPEVMYFSQTAHTGPVPDLASLKVLDAYFRWRRSPDGQAGVK from the coding sequence ATGAGACGTTTAATTTTTATGCTTGCTTCAGTGTTTACTGTGGTAGCTGCCAATGCACAACCGGCTCCTGTTAAGGTAAATGAAGGGCTGCTGCAGGGTACCTTTGAAAATAGCCTCGCAGTTTATAAAGGCATTCCATTTGCCGCTCCTCCGGTTGGCAAATTGCGCTGGTGCCCTCCGCAGCCCGCCGCGAAATGGGATGGTGTGCGCCTGGCCGACAAATTTGCCCCGGAACCCATGCAGGGTGGCAACCCCGTGTCGGGAAAAAGTGAAGATTGCTTGTACCTGAACGTTTGGACGCCTGCTAAATCAACCGATAGCAAAATTCCGGTCCTTGTATGGATTTACGGCGGTGCTTTCAATGCCGGCGGCACTGCCGAACCGGCTTATAATGGCGCCAACCTCGCGAAAAAAAATGTAGTGCTGGTAAGCATCGCCTATCGCGTGGGCCAGCTTGGATTTTTGGCGCATCCTGAGTTAAGTGCCGAAAGTCCGAATCACGTATCCGGTAACTACGGCCTTCTTGATATGATAGCAGCACTTAAATGGATTAAACAAAATATCGCGGCCTTTGGGGGCGATCCTGGCAAGGTAACTATTTTTGGCGAGTCGGCAGGAGGCATCGCGGTTAGTATGTTATGTGCAAGTCCACTGGCTAAAGGACTGTTTCGCGGGGCCATTTCCGAAAGCGGGGGCTCATTCGGCCCAACGCGTACCACAACTTTTCCGGGCGAAAATATGAAAAAGCTGCATGATGCCGAAGCTGCCGGCGAAGCATATGCTAAAGGTGCCGGGTATCCCTCAATTGACAGTTTGCGAAAAGTTGATGCTGATAAGCTCCCTGCCGTACGCGGGCTTGCATGGCCCATTGTTGATGGCTGGGTAATTCCCGATGATCAGTATAAGCTCTACGAAGCCGGGAAGTACAACGACATACCGATACTGGTTGGCTACAACTCTGATGAAGGGGCCAGTTTTTCGCCGCCCAAAACTACGGATGACTATATAGCCGCGGTAAAAAACCGTTATGGAAAATTCGCCGATGAACTTATTAAGGCTTATCCGCCCGGCACCGGTACGGTAGCAAAAACCGCGCGCGACTTAACACGTGATGCGGCGTTTGGCTGGCATACCTGGAGCTGGGCTACATTACAGGCGAAGAGGGGCAAATCCAAGGTTTTTTATTATTATTTTGATCAACACCCCGAGTATCCGGCAGGTTCCCCGCAGGCAGGTTATGGATCACCGCATGCGCAGGAAGTGGCTTATGTATTCGGCCTGCTCAATGCCTCAGGTGCGCAGGCTAAAGCAGACCTGGATATTTCGGATGCGATGAGTACTTACTGGACAAACTTTGCAAAGTATGGCGACCCCAATGGTGCCGGAAAGCCCCAATGGCCGGCCTACAGCCCCGCCCGTCCGGAAGTAATGTATTTTTCCCAAACGGCGCATACCGGCCCTGTTCCGGACCTTGCGTCGCTGAAAGTATTGGATGCTTATTTCAGATGGAGGCGTTCGCCCGATGGCCAGGCCGGTGTTAAGTAA
- a CDS encoding nicotinate phosphoribosyltransferase — MKKENLILLADAYKYAHHKFYYPGTTNIYSYLESRGGMFNETVFFGLQYFLKEYLQGPAFNQVDLDEADEFLKQVFGRDDVFDCSKFQYILDKYNGHLPVRIKAVAEGSSVPTGNVLMTIENTDPECYWLTNFLETLLMQVWYPCTVATLSHEVKKVVTRYYEDTATPEAFGGIGFVLNDFGFRGVSSVESAKIGGAAHLLSFAGSDNLAGSGMAIKYYHADKVYGLSIPATEHSICTLLGQQGELEVFKHVLRSFPTGVIACVSDSYNIFRACSEYWGEDLKQEILKRDGTLVIRPDSGDPVMTLLEIFGILFDKFGFTTNAKGYKVLPPQVRVIQGDGVNYTEIGVIYKALKENAISAENLVLGMGGALLQKVDRDTQKFALKCSSAVINSKEVAVEKSPAEMDANGNITTSFKKSKGGRLKLVKTTEGYKTIQQNKQPELADQLQTVFENGHIMKDFTFEQVIDALQNQ; from the coding sequence ATGAAAAAGGAAAATCTGATCCTCTTAGCCGACGCATATAAATACGCCCACCATAAATTTTACTACCCCGGCACCACCAATATTTACAGTTACCTGGAAAGCCGCGGGGGAATGTTCAACGAAACTGTTTTTTTCGGTCTGCAATATTTTTTGAAGGAATACCTGCAGGGACCGGCCTTTAACCAGGTTGATCTGGATGAGGCCGACGAATTTCTGAAACAGGTATTTGGCCGCGATGATGTGTTTGACTGCAGCAAGTTTCAGTACATACTGGATAAATATAACGGTCACCTGCCGGTGCGCATTAAAGCCGTTGCCGAAGGCAGCAGCGTACCCACCGGCAACGTGCTCATGACCATTGAAAATACCGACCCGGAATGTTACTGGCTCACCAACTTCCTCGAAACCCTGCTGATGCAGGTTTGGTACCCTTGTACCGTGGCCACACTTAGCCACGAGGTTAAAAAAGTAGTTACCCGGTACTACGAAGATACCGCCACACCCGAAGCTTTCGGCGGAATAGGCTTTGTGCTGAATGATTTTGGTTTCCGTGGGGTGAGCAGCGTGGAGAGTGCCAAAATTGGCGGGGCTGCCCACCTGCTTAGCTTTGCAGGCAGTGATAACCTGGCAGGCTCCGGCATGGCTATTAAATATTACCACGCCGATAAAGTATACGGCCTCAGCATCCCTGCTACCGAGCACAGCATTTGTACCCTGCTTGGGCAGCAAGGCGAACTGGAAGTATTTAAACATGTGTTGCGCAGCTTCCCTACCGGCGTCATTGCCTGTGTAAGCGACAGCTACAACATTTTCCGTGCCTGCAGCGAGTACTGGGGCGAGGATTTGAAACAAGAGATCCTGAAACGCGATGGTACACTGGTGATCCGCCCGGATAGCGGCGACCCGGTCATGACCTTATTGGAGATTTTCGGAATTCTGTTTGATAAATTCGGCTTTACCACCAATGCCAAGGGCTATAAAGTGTTGCCTCCGCAGGTTAGGGTGATCCAGGGCGATGGGGTTAATTATACCGAGATAGGCGTGATTTACAAAGCCTTAAAAGAAAATGCAATCAGCGCCGAAAACCTGGTGCTGGGCATGGGCGGGGCCTTACTGCAAAAGGTTGATCGTGATACGCAAAAGTTTGCCCTGAAATGCAGCAGCGCCGTGATAAATAGCAAAGAGGTAGCCGTTGAGAAAAGTCCGGCCGAAATGGATGCCAATGGCAACATTACCACCAGCTTTAAAAAGAGCAAAGGCGGCCGCCTTAAACTGGTAAAAACTACTGAAGGCTACAAAACCATTCAGCAGAATAAACAACCCGAACTGGCCGACCAGTTACAAACCGTTTTCGAGAACGGCCATATCATGAAAGATTTTACCTTTGAACAGGTGATCGACGCCTTACAGAACCAATAA